The Rhodamnia argentea isolate NSW1041297 chromosome 10, ASM2092103v1, whole genome shotgun sequence sequence GGTTCTCGAACCTGAGATGAAATCACTAGTTCGGATGCATGAAATGCTGAAAGTAGCATGAGCTATAATAGCTTCTCACTAACAGAACTTTACACGGTAAGCTCAGTAATCATCTATACTATATACTATACATAAATGTGAGTCACAAGTGATGGCGCTATGAAATCTCTCTATCTAATGCTCATATTAACCTAAGGCCAAAGAAGATGAGATCAGTAATTATGAGGAGATTCTTTGGGAGAGATAGCTGCATCATTCACTTCAAATAGCCAACTCATATGATTTCATTCTACTTAACAATCGGATATTAGCTTGAGGCACAACATTAGTTATTGTTCGTAATATGAATGAATAGATTCTGAGGGCTGCAAACTTATTCAAGACAACTATCATTTTCCATCCAAAATCTTGGGAAGTAAGCTCTACCCATATTGGCATTTGAAACGGAAAGGTTCAACTTCTACAAGAAGTTGCAGTCGATAAGAACTTGCACATTATCGATTTAATTAAAGGACTTATATGTGAAAAATGTACTGCGATGAAAACTAAAAAACACTACCAATTAAAATTGAAGGAATCCTGTATGACTTAGGTACCATGATCAGAGCAGAAGAAACCCTGCTGACATCTCGAGCAAGACTCTTTTGATGATGCATTAGTTGCAGGAGCAGCAATGGCGGTAGGTCTTGGAGTCCTAGTAGCAGTAACTGCCTTGGTTGATGGCTTTTCAGTAGTGTGTTTGCCAGTCTTACATCTAAATCAATGGAAAAAGGCCCCAATGTCAACATCCAGCTCAAGGAACCCTTCCAAATAAAACGATTATGTAAAGTTCACTCATCCGAATGGAACCACTGCATTTATCGCATTTATCTAAAGAGACAAACTCTACATATACATCCAACATAACTATTGATGTCATAAAGACGGGCTTTAGCAAGTGCCATTTTATTTCATTCTGCAGAAACATCTTTAAATGCATGTCCGAGTTCGAGCAAATGCACGTGCATTTGACACCACCTTGGACAAGTTCGATAATCTTAACAACCAGTGACATACAGTACCATTAGTACTCTTTCCACATGGTAAAAGACCTGACTTGGAGGCGCTTGATTTTCTTTGCTACTTACAACATAAAACAGCAGAAACATTATCATATTctagtgcttttttttttgggtgtttcaagttctaaatgaaaataattattttttgaccaaaaaaaaaaaaattgcttccaaCAATAAACAGATGAACGTATACACTACGTAATTGTCACAATAAACAActacatagttttttttttttccacaggAAACTTTTATCCCATTAGACTATTTTACATGTACTCATACACTTAAAAACACCATAAACACTTTCCAGCATCTGATTTACCCAATAACACGGTCAAATAATGGTAGACTCTCAGCATCGAGAGGATGAATGTAAGAGCACGGGTCATCAAACAGGAAACATCTATGAGAAAATGTCATTCCTATCAGGTCCCAATACCAGGGAAATTGCAGTTCTACAGCATGTGGACATGCTCATGCTAAGTCATTGCCATCACGAAGTTAAGCAAGTAAAAACACATACATACCCAGGAATTCCCAGAAACTCACTGAAATCATGACTTCTCTTTTTGCAACAACTCCATTCTTTCATCCCATCTTTAAATATAGGCTGCAGAGATTAGCATTTTGATTTAAGTTAAGGCAACGAACGGAGGTACAAAAGGGCAACCAAAGGAGATTGTGCTGTGATTAATAGAGAGGAAAAGCAATCGAGAGTGAAACCTACTCCCTGATGATGAGAGGAACATGCCGTCACGAGCAACCAGCAGCGATGCACAAAGAAATAAAGATTAATCAGCAGAGAACAATGCTCGCTCTCTTTACAATGAAACCCCAAATTTAAAGCACAAAAGAAAGTAAAACATATTTTCATGCATGATTGGCAACAACCGCAATTCCGTATTTCTTCAATTCAGGGACGAAGATTTCCATGTCGCCAGAGGATACGACTTTACGCCACTTAACATGTGAATCATAGCAAGGTGAGGAATATAGACCTCCTCGTCTCTGATTGCTCTTGGCCATTCAGTCTCAGTTGGATCAGAATTAAACCTAGGAACTAGCAAACCATTGAATAGTGGGTCGCAACTAACGCATCCGGCAAAAAGCATGTAATCGATCCGACGCAGCGTGTGAAGATGGACTTGAGCATACCGCGTCGTGGAATCGGCAGGAACCTTCTGGATTGTCGTCTTCGGAGAAGGAGGCATCGCAGCCGATTCTCTGGCACTGGATTTTCGAcatcctccctctctctccgtcACTGTCTCCCTCGCTCGAGCTGTTGAAGTCAATGCGAGTCAAGCTTTCGCCGATCTCGAAGTAAGAAGCGTCGAATCAGACTCCACGAGTAGCTTCGAGGATCGAAAGCTCAATCAGGTAGGGTAGAGCCATTGGATTGGTTCATTTGCTCTAAATGAAGAAGACGATTCCAACATGCGATGGGCCGCATCGTGATGAAGCGCAAGCCCATGCCCCGTGTAGAAGATGCAACGatgggcatttttgtccaaTCACTATTAAGGGTGTGTCATTAGCTATTCGAGGTGTGAAAATCGCTTTGTCCATTTGTTTTATCCTCGATCCTTACAGAAAAAGAATTTGCAAATTACTTTCCCTTCTTCAATTGTCTACAACCCTAAACTCTGGATTTCAAGTTTGTGCTTTATTCTCGCTACTAATGCAATGATTTGTGTCACAGTGAAACacgttttaccaattttttttttctctgctgATGTTAGTCGAACAACATTTGCGCAATCATAAAACAACCTCGACATTACCCAGATTGGTCGGCTCAGCAAATTTCCCATGCCCGATCCCGAGAAAGAATGTTTCTCTTGATATTCGAAAGAATATTTCTCCTGATATTCAAGGCTCGCAATACGTAATCTCATCTCTTCGGCTATCCAATATCAACTATTATGATTGTAGATATCAAAATGTCATACCTATTCTCCATaaacttcttttcctttccacaCAAGCACAATCCCGTACCACTAGGAGTGTCAAAAAAGCTCGAGTAGGCCTAACCCGACCCAGCCcgaaaattcacctaatttttGGGCCTTTTCGAGCCAGGCTTCGGTATTGTCCGTGTAAGGCTCGAGCTAGGTCAAGCCGgctctagtttttttttacacccacattttctttttaatttttctttttttatattctttcatttgacaaACTTGTCAAGTActtttgattctaaaaaaaacgaaaaaaaaagaatccgacCTGACCCGACCCGACACGAAGAGTTAGGGCATATGTAATTCGAGCTCGGGTCGGGCCAAGCTAGGTATTGTTTAGTTTCAGGCTGGCTCAGGCTGGGCCCTGTTGACACCCCTACGAACTACATGGTAGACGATTTAGGCAGACAATTAGGGTAAAGAAGCTATTCTCCAGACATGACTGAATGGCGATATGTACACTATTAGCCACAAAATCCTTATGTATGTACAGAGAAGCCGTGAGCTGATTCCGATTCTATTGTGCAACTTGGAGTATCAACTGGACCCTCGTGAATGTATCTGAAAAGAAGTGCGGCACTGAAGCCTTCAGTATTCACAATTGATAGAAATGCACGTGCTGTTCCCGGCCAAAGAACTCGTTAACCTTGGAATAATTACAGGAATATGTTATGCACCTCTGGAAACCTTCTCCTGTGAAGGTAAACAATTCTAGTGAGTGTTGCAGCAACCAAACGATCACGAGAAAATTAGACCAGTAACCAAATGATTACACACGAAAATCAGACCAACTCCTATCACATTAAATAAGACTTTAACATTTCACACTAGCTAAAATCATTACTTGCTCCTAACATACGCacgagagacagagacagagacagagagagacagagagacctCATTCTGTGTGCCGCTTTCTGAAGGGAACCAATGCATGAGTACACCCAAGTTCACCACTGCAGGTATCAACCTGAACAGCAGAGGAGTCGTCACCTGCAAGATCATGCTTGATTCAGAAATGGTACGCAAAAAGGATGAGGACAGGCATTTCTATGATTTGGTCGGCTCAAAGACATTTAAAATCTGCGGGCTAAATTACAGACTATTGCCAACTAATAGCAGCCCCAAGAAATAGTTACAGTGCTTACTAATCGGTAGAAAGCTGATAATTAAATGTTAGTTACAATTCTATACTTATTAGCTTTTCTTTCCTATGTGACAAGTAACTTCTCCATAACAACAAGCACCCAATATTATGCTTAATTAACTTCTCTAACTTTTTAATAAAGAACGTAAAAGTTGCAACCTATTAGCTACTAATAACTTCTCCATGCTGTCAATAGTAACTTAACATATGAGAAAGTACTTGCTCATGTATCAATAGTCAATATTAGCAACTTCCTCAAGTTAATTGCTGCTTTATAAGAAGATTTTAACTTTTCACAGAAGAGAGGATTTTCCTATGTTACTCCTTCAATTTACCAACTCCTAACATCTTAGAAGCTTACTGAATGATCGGTGTATCAAGTACCAGTTTGAGGATGTCAATGATCCAATGGTTCAATTAACTCGTTAAAGTTGGATGGTGGAAATTCACCGCGTGTTTTTACACCATGGCATTGTGGAAAAGAACCCCACAGATCATTCAGCTAAAAGGAGACTTACCAGACTAAAGGCCGTCgtcccaagaagaagaagatacatTTTCCCCTGCATGCCAGGAAATGTTTAATTCAAAAACTACAACAATGATGAAGGTTCTGCAAAAGATGcttgaataggtgaaactcgGGACATGTCATAAAAACGCAGAAGTTCAGGATGCTGATTCTCGTTGGAAAGCCAAATAAAGTATTGTGAGGCCAACATTCCATTATTCCACTTGAAAAGCAAATGAGAGCTACTGAAGAAAATTTACAATCAAAAGTATTTTCTGAAGGGACAACCAGGAAGTTTTTTCCATCTCAGCATAATATGCTTCTTTCCTTCgttttcattttgaaagaggTACTAAGGGTAAACCAGcaatagaaaggaaaaagttaAACATAGAGAGCAGCATAATGCATCATAAAGAAAGGAATCACCTCAACAAGATTAAGATTTGAGGCGCGGCTGAGGAGAACAAAGGCAAATTCTCCAATTTGAGCAAGCAACACCCCAACCTACAAATCCTTATACATGTTAAGTGACCCTCACATTATGTTTGTTCAAGAAATTGATGCTAGGTTGAATGCCTTACAAGAAATGACGTCCTCACACTGTATCCAAAGGCCTTCGTAACCATTGCAGCAACTGCTGTCTTAATGACAATAACCAACAAAACTGATGCCAGAAGTATATCCACATGATTCCAAAGAAAATGCACATTTATGAGCATTCCGATgctagagagaaagagagcagcAAATAGATTCCGAATAGGTTCCACCTGTAACACAACAAACTTTAATGTTAAAAGAAAATTCCCTTGTGAATGGGTCGGTTTACAACCCAATGAGGTGGCAAGCTTGGATTTTCCTAACCCAATCTGACCCCAAATACTATGATTCTACCCGTGTGATGCAGTGACAAACTGTAATTTCTGACCGACAGGAACATGTCGTGCCCAGAGAGTACTGAAGATGTACTATCCCTAGCCCCcttcttcagagagagagagagagacctagtCCTATGTAcacaaaaagaataaaaaatacaagAGATGTACACTTGCAAAAGAGCTGAAAAGACCAGGCCCAAAATTGACAGAGAAGACAATTACCTGATCAAGAGTATGCTGTGCGAAGTCAGTGGTGGATATCATAACTCCAGCAACAAAGGAACCTAGCTCGAGACTGAGGCCCAATTTATCACTGCTCTGAGAAAATGTCAGCAAATCAGTGGATGAGAAGCCATGATAACTTTTTAGCAGCACAGGGAAGATCACAGATGAAACTCACTTCAGAAAGCATTAAACACGACTCTATGTAGAGGGAAACaaatccctccctccctccctccctctctctcaaagGAAATGAATCTGTCCCTCCACTCCCTCTTCCTCCCCCAcaacctctctctccctccctgcctctctctctctctctctctccccgcttTCTTTTGTTCCTCAACATCGTGACACTTACCCATGCAGATAATAAGCAGAAAGCAACGGCAGCAAGCTGGTATAGTTCGTTTGTCTacatcacaaaataaaataatatatgaGCTAAAAATAGAGACAGCTGCAGAACAGCATAATTACTGTTTTAgatataaaataaaacaaaaggagacGTGAATTTCCTAAAACCTCACCTGTGATGATAACTGTATCATCAGCTTCAGAAAGCGGGGTACAAATGACCAGGATAAAACAGAGGCAGCAGTGAGATATAGGGCCAGTACAAGAAGCCTGCAATCAAACATAAGACAGATGCCACCGAGAGTTCACTCACATATGGGTGCTGGTAAAAAGAACACACAATTGGGGGAAATGATATTAGCCACCAGAGTAAAGAATACATTAGGCATGCTAATAATGATTCTCAACCAGGGCCCAAAGTGCCAAGAAAGATTATGTGAGTTTCAGTTTCATCAAATCCCTTTCAATGTAGACTTTCATTGTCAAAATTTCATGTATTGGACATAAATTGAACCAAGTACAGAacttaaaaataggaaatgaaacCAAACTTACAGCTTCCCCATAGATATCATTCCTTGAAGTAGGCCACTATTACCGCCCAAAACTGGCAGTAAAGCAAACAGTAACCCAACAGCACAATCCTGAGGCAAAATGGGCGAGAAATCACAGAAATTAACACCACGATCTGTATGTGTGAACTTAGGTTTCTACTCTTTTGTCAGGTTATATGACAATTAAGTACCTGGAAGATTAGAGTCCCGATGGTCACCTGACCATGAAGAGCATTACTGCTATTTCGTTCCACAAGAAATTTAACCACCTGCATAGAGGAGAGTTAGAGGCATAATCGTAGATTTAGATTGGTGTGGACACTGGCATCAAGACAATGTCCGGATGAGTACCACTGCCGTTGATGACATTGATAAGAAAGCACCCACAAAAACGCCCTCCGACAACTTAGCTCCACATACCTGAAAATTGACAGATAAGATTAAAATCTATTTCACCGGAATGCAACGACGGGTATTAGTTAAAATACCATACTGCTACTGTACCATGGCACTTagcccacacaaaaaaatgaatatcacAATTTGAAGTAGCCCTCCTAGGACAGCAACAGGCCCCACAGCTTTTAACTGCACGAGCAGCAAGGTAGGATAACCTTAATAATAAGGACAACGGAAGATTAAAAATCCATATGCATAATACTATTGTCAGAAGATGCTGATCTGTGAGCACCATACCTTTGTCAAAGAGAACTCTAGGCCCAAAGCGAAAAGGAGGAAAACAACACCAAATTGTGCCACAGTCTCAACCTATTAAAAGAAAAGTGATCTGTAAAAGATATTTAGGGTCACCAGCAGGGCCAAGGTTCTTAACAAAATTTGGAAGTACCAAATCCATTGTTTTTATTCCTATGGAACAGAAGGATGACACCATGTGTGTGATAAGTGGAAATTGACCATAAAAACAAAGACCAAGATAAGTACATAATAATTGAGGCCAAAAATTGACTTCACATTCCTTATCCTAATTGGAAATGCAGTTTCACCACCGTACGTAAGAATATCAGCAATGGACACATGGACAAACCCACTGATTGAGCTTAAATTCTTTCGAGGATTACGACCAGAGAAAGTGCTCTGctgcaaaaattcattttcttctataATTAGCTGCTCATAGCAACACTAGTTTTACATATGCCTATATAAAGTTGTgaacaaacaaaataaagagggaaGTCTTTTCATAACATAGTACTTATTCTGATGAACTCATACAAAATTCAACTCTGTTAAGATGCTAAATAGAGTAGAGTAAGGGTCTATTCGAAAACGGTTCACTTTGCATAATACCTAACCCACACAAAAACATACATTGTGATTATGTCATGAGCTTAAAATATCTCCGACAGGAAAACAAGGAAGAATGTGGGAGCCGGAATTAAGATAACTCATAATACCAAAGGCCAACATGGAGAGATATGAAAGAACCATTAACCGTATTTTCACAACCTGAGTATATGATGATGACAACACAATCAGCAAGAAGAAACTTATGAGATGGATAATGAAAACAACTGATAGTTATTCAGGAAGTGATAATAATTGAGGAAGATAGATTTGAGCTACTTATGATAACACACCTGAACCATCTCGTGAATGAATTTGAGACCACCAGGTCCTATGATTGAACCAGCAAGAAGATAACCAACAATAACCTAAATCATGCAATTCTGAATTATAATAATCTGCCATTTGTAGGAGGCAGAACAAATTGGCCACAAATGAATAGGGATATTGAGATGCTATTTTATAAACTACTTACTGGCTGTCCCAGGCAAGAACTAATGATTCCACCAATGGCGGCAGAAACTATGACAACCACCAAATCAGATATTAATCTGCAGAATAAGGAGCAATTCAATAGGCATGCAAATCAAACTTGCAAGAGATCTCCAAATCCATGAGCCCTAATTTGCAATACTGCCTCCTCATCGCATTATGAGACATGTAGAAATTACATAAAATTCATGCTCAACAGACAGGTTAGAGGTAAAAAGATATCAACCTCACATCAACTTGAAGTATGGGATATTTAGATTTCTTGTTTGACATCACGAACTCGTTATCCTGCCAATGCCCACAACAAGAAAGTTAGCTGCGATAACATCCGAAAAAAGAATGATGGCTAAATTTTCCCATGAGTTCCTACTTTTTGTGCATACCTTGTTGTCAATCAAGGTTGTAGTGTCATCAGAATCTTCATTTTCAAGGGAGAAAACATCTTGAAGCTGAAATGGCTTTGTACCACTGATATTACCCGAATTCAAAATTCAGTGTTATGGCGTGGCAAACAAAGATTACTCCTGAGTCTGCTTAATTTACATGAGATTACAGATAATTTTACATACTTCGTTTCTCGTGTATCATTTCTTTTGGCCTTGTCGTGAGTAATTTTAGCTACAGTCTCGAGCACTGCCTGTAGGAACATCATTGATATACGAAGAAAGAAAGCAGAAAAAGAGGTGTAAGTGCCCACAACAAATTACCCATATCcatgcacacacacacatgcacaTACAGGCTCCGATGTGCACACACATCATGCAAGCAAGACGCGCCCAATGCCCAGTGGACAAAAATATGAGGACAATCTACTAGAATTATGTTAAAACAGCTTCAGAAATTTCATCCATAAAGATAGAAGAGATGTGCATACTTCTCTCAGAAGTCGAGCAAACTGATGCCATCTGGAACAGTAAACACTACAAAGAACCAACTACTTCTTTCTTAAAAAGAAAACCACAgtcaaagacaaaaaaaatatatacatagttCCTCTTTCATCTGAACTGaacttaattaagaaaaaataaaaacaaatttccTAGTCATAAGCTACTCTAGCTGACCTATATTGAGTCACATCAAGCCAAACAAAGATCTCGAGAACAAGAGCCTTCACTAGGCTGTGGTATATACGATTTGAATATGTTGTGCAGACAGATGCTACTAGAAAATTTTCAGATAAGAAATCAAACCCACTTGCTGACCAGCTACACTGTTGTTGAAGCTGCTTTCTTCGGTTCCTAGAAATAACATtaagaacaataaaataaatccgCTACGTTATCACAAACAAACTAaacataaaagagaaaagatgtgAAGACCAATCACCAAAAATTTCTAGGAAATCAACAAAAATAGTCGCAATAGTAAATGCATAAACTCTGGAAGTGGGGGAAGAAATCAAAGACAGAATTCTCTGCGTTTGAACTCAATCCTCGCTATGGAGAAAGATCATCACGCTGCGGTAACAGATAGGAGAACTTAGTCCAGAGGGCCATTCATTGCTATGCAAAATCATGTTTCCATCACTAACTAAGAATTCAACAAACCAGAGACGAGTGAATCCTTTATCCTCCCCGTGCTTTTTTGTTTGCACAACTGCCCAGACATATCAATCGCTAATTTCACACATTTTAAAACAGAGGCATTGAACACGCGAATCAACAAGTTCAATTGATCAAACACATCTGAAGCTTCATCGTGACTAACGCAAAAGTCATTCAACCGCTAGAAAAGTacccaaaattttaaaacagaGCAAAAGTTGGGAGACGAACAGGTCAAAATCGAGGGCGCACCTTCGGGCTGTTCGTTGTCGGAGAACTCCTTCTCGAGAACCCGGTCGAACATCTTGGCGATGCTCCCCTCCCCGGATTCCGGCGCGGTCGAGTTGAGGAGATTGCCGTAGAACCTCTCTCGTATCTCCTTCTCAGATCTGGCCGTGGCAGAGCCGCCCATGCAGAGCAAAATCAGCGCAATGCAATGGCAGAGCCCGCACATTGCTCGCCCCGAGCTCGCGAATCGCATTGCGTCGCGCACgccaatctctctccctctctctctctctctgattctgTCTCTCTGTATTCAATTCACGTCCGGATTCTGAAATTGCATAGAGacagaaagaggaagaagcagaagaggaagaaatcctcaggagacagagagagagagagagggagcagGACAAGAGAGAACACCAACTTTGCAGAGGGAGTGCAGGTGCGGTTGCCTTCAATCTGGCCTCGCCAAGAGGGACTCGTTGCAGAGAAGGGGGGAGAGGATCCGGTGCGGTCACGTCCACGTGGAGGTCCGCGTGCGAGACGATGACGTCCCTCCCGCTCTTAAGTCTTAACCACCCCCTCATTAACTTTTCCCATCGGcggcaaaagagagagaggacttATTAACCATTTGCGGGTAACCGTCCCACGTTAATGAAGGATTATCAATCtataatttgatttgatttgatttagtCCAAACTACT is a genomic window containing:
- the LOC115742650 gene encoding cysteine and histidine-rich domain-containing protein RAR1; its protein translation is MSKIQCQRIGCDASFSEDDNPEGSCRFHDAGPIFKDGMKEWSCCKKRSHDFSEFLGIPGCKTGKHTTEKPSTKAVTATRTPRPTAIAAPATNASSKESCSRCQQGFFCSDHGSRTGKTNIDVANANAEPVVESSKDVEISAVPQKKIMDINEPQTCKNKACGQTFKEKDNHETACCYHPGPAVFHDRMRGWKCCDIHVKEFDEFMTIPPCTKGWHNADPTS
- the LOC115742649 gene encoding K(+) efflux antiporter 5, whose product is MRFASSGRAMCGLCHCIALILLCMGGSATARSEKEIRERFYGNLLNSTAPESGEGSIAKMFDRVLEKEFSDNEQPEGTEESSFNNSVAGQQAVLETVAKITHDKAKRNDTRETNGTKPFQLQDVFSLENEDSDDTTTLIDNKDNEFVMSNKKSKYPILQVDVRLISDLVVVIVSAAIGGIISSCLGQPVIVGYLLAGSIIGPGGLKFIHEMVQVETVAQFGVVFLLFALGLEFSLTKLKAVGPVAVLGGLLQIVIFIFLCGLSAMVCGAKLSEGVFVGAFLSMSSTAVVVKFLVERNSSNALHGQVTIGTLIFQDCAVGLLFALLPVLGGNSGLLQGMISMGKLLLVLALYLTAASVLSWSFVPRFLKLMIQLSSQTNELYQLAAVAFCLLSAWSSDKLGLSLELGSFVAGVMISTTDFAQHTLDQVEPIRNLFAALFLSSIGMLINVHFLWNHVDILLASVLLVIVIKTAVAAMVTKAFGYSVRTSFLVGVLLAQIGEFAFVLLSRASNLNLVEGKMYLLLLGTTAFSLVTTPLLFRLIPAVVNLGVLMHWFPSESGTQNEEKVSRGA